The DNA region CTGGGGTATTCCTCCGGTGAAATCCGTGTGGCCTTTTGTATAAACTCTTGCTTATAAAATACCTTCCCGTCTTCTTTGCTGTAACTCGAACGAAATTCAAAATAGGGACACTGTAAATCTATTGGTTTTGGAAGGTGATAGACCTTATAACCCTCAGGCACGGTGATTTCTACCTTATGATTCCGATAGTCCCTGCGCCAAATATCCAAGGGGTATCTGCGCTCCTTCTTGCCGCTCTCCGGACAAATGCTCCATATACCCGGTATCCGAAACGTCAAGATGTCCTGAGCCCTCTGACAGTGATCAGGGGCGTAGTACTTGAGTCTTTCATAAAATTGCTCTTTGAAGTTCAGAGGATCAGAGTGGCTGTACTCAATCAGCTTGGCCCCTGCGGAGATCCAATCTACCCTATTTTCAAACATCTCTCGTATCTCGGTCGGGCTATTGTTAATATAAAACCAACGTCGAAAAGACTCAAAATCACCAGCATAGGTGTCTGTTGCAGAGACCTCTATGGATCCATCCCGCTCTATCCTTATGGCCTGCCTGGAAAACTTTCCGCTGGCCTGAGGTTCCTCGACGGGTGTCCTGGCAAATAGGACTTCATGGTCCTTGAAGATCAAAACGTCCCGATTCTGATCACATGCCGGCAGATAGCCGAAGCGACACTCTTCGACCGTGGGATCAAGAAAGAGGTAGCCGTCCTTTCCCTCAGCAGCGACAATGCAGTGGTCAAATTGAAAAGGAAAAGGGATATCCTTGATCAATTTCCCGCTGTAATGGGTGGGGATCAGCACGTAATGGGCCGGAATCCCTGCGGCACTCAACATGCTGATGAGCAGGGTGCTTTTATCCTTGCAGTCTCCGTACTTGTTTTCGAATACCTCCTTGGCAGGGGTTGGTTCATAACCTGACTTTCCCAAGCTTATGGAGACATAGCGTATCTCCCGCTTCACAAAATCGAAGAGGACCTCTATCTTTGCACGTCGGCTGTTGAGTCCTTTTATGAACTCATCGACCTTCC from Deltaproteobacteria bacterium includes:
- a CDS encoding transglutaminase family protein; the protein is MPPEGEFAFNILTTTNSNWDIFFSWWRGLIKGKTEPDEAIMRKVDEFIKGLNSRRAKIEVLFDFVKREIRYVSISLGKSGYEPTPAKEVFENKYGDCKDKSTLLISMLSAAGIPAHYVLIPTHYSGKLIKDIPFPFQFDHCIVAAEGKDGYLFLDPTVEECRFGYLPACDQNRDVLIFKDHEVLFARTPVEEPQASGKFSRQAIRIERDGSIEVSATDTYAGDFESFRRWFYINNSPTEIREMFENRVDWISAGAKLIEYSHSDPLNFKEQFYERLKYYAPDHCQRAQDILTFRIPGIWSICPESGKKERRYPLDIWRRDYRNHKVEITVPEGYKVYHLPKPIDLQCPYFEFRSSYSKEDGKVFYKQEFIQKATRISPEEYPSYRKFCKEMEKTSEKQTIFFIKKR